CTAGTGAACTTCCGGCAAATATCCGGCTTTACCGCTTATTTGACGAACTGCTCAACAAACAGTTTCCTCTTGATTCTCCGGCCTATCCACTAGCTTTAAAAACGGCTTCTGATTTTGCGGAGCACCTCAATGTGCATGTGAATCACCTGAACTCGTCGGTAAAATCTGTGACTCAGCTTACGACCACACAGATCATTAAGGACAGGGTGTTTGAAGAATCCAAAAATCTGCTGAAATATACAAACTGGGATATTGCAGAGATAGGTTATACTTTAGGGTTCGAGCAGCCTTCGCATTTCAATAATTTTTTTAAAAAGCATGCAGAGGTTTCTCCGCTGAAATTTAAGAATGCATTTTAATTCTTTGATTTTTGTAATTTTTACTTTGTCTTTTAAAATTCAATTTGATCATTCTTAGTCTATTTTTGCATAGTAATATAACAAATGATTATGTTGTTGAAAGAAGCGTCTGAAAAAAGAATCAGACTAATAACCATTATGGCTTTTGTGTCTATCCCGCTGTCGGGGTTTGTCACAGACATTTACCTGCCTTCATTTCCATCGATGGCCAATGAAATGCATGTCTCGGAAAAAGATATCCAGATTACCTTAACATCTTATTTACTGAGCTACGGAATTTCGCAGCTTTTTGTAGGCGGAATTCTGGACAGTATCGGGCGTTACCGTCCCAAGTTGCTTGCCTTATTTTTATTGGTCAGCAGCAGTATTCTGATTACGATGACCAACAGTATTCTGCTGATCTGTCTTCTGCGAATCCTTCAGGGAGCTGCAGTTTCTGTTCTGGTGGTATCTACCCGTGCTATTTTTGTGGATCTCTATGATTCTGAAAAAGTAAAGCATTATCTGAGCTATTTTACGATTGTCTGGTCATGCGGACCTATCCTTGCGCCCTTCCTTGGTGGATATCTTGAGAAACTGTTTAACTGGCATGCTAATTTTTATTTCCTGGCTTTATATGCAGGAGCCCTGTTCCTTTTTGAATGGTTTTTCAGCGGTGAAAGCCTGCCGGAGAAAAAGAAGCTTAATCTTTCCGAAAATATCAGCCTTTATAAAATGATGCTGAAAAACAGGATTTTTATGCTTGGGGTCCTTATTTTAGGATTCAGTTATTCTATTGTGATGCTTTTCAATATCACTGGACCATTTATTATTGAAAACACATTTCACTTTACTCCTGTTGTGATTGGATATTGTACTCTTATTTTAGGATTTTCATGGATGATTGGCGGTTTTATAGGAAAACACAGACTTAAACTTGACTTTAAAGAAAGAATCCTGCAGCCTATTATTTTACAGCTTATCCTTATCGCAGGACTGATTACAACCAGCTTTTATGCGGAAAGCCTTTTTATTATGGTTCCTTTTGCATTCTTTATTCACATATGTTCGGGGATTTTATTTACCTCATTTTTTACCACAAGTATGCTCTACTTTCCTAAGAATGCAGGAACAGCTGGTGGATTGATGGGAGGCATGGTGTATGTGATCACTTCAATTACCAGTTTCATCATTTCGGTAAGTGGAAATGTCAGTGAACAGGGAGGTCTTGCCTGGCGTTATTTGGCCATTGCCATTATCCTTTTGGGAATTATCCTTGTCATGCATCAGGCAGTGAAAAAAAAAGAAGAAGCAGAGAACTAATCTCTGCTTGTTTTATTTTAAATGAAGTTTCAGAATATTTGTTAAAGCTTTCTGCTATAATTACATTTTCAGTTGATTCAACTTATAAAGAGACAGCCTTATGATCAATCGGGGCAGCCAATACTGAAAAAGTAGTGGTTTCTCCGAATTTTCTTAATTTATTTAAGGTATTTACCAAATCTTCCGTTGATTTAAGAACCATATTAATAAAAAAACAGTA
The Chryseobacterium sp. W4I1 DNA segment above includes these coding regions:
- a CDS encoding MFS transporter translates to MLKEASEKRIRLITIMAFVSIPLSGFVTDIYLPSFPSMANEMHVSEKDIQITLTSYLLSYGISQLFVGGILDSIGRYRPKLLALFLLVSSSILITMTNSILLICLLRILQGAAVSVLVVSTRAIFVDLYDSEKVKHYLSYFTIVWSCGPILAPFLGGYLEKLFNWHANFYFLALYAGALFLFEWFFSGESLPEKKKLNLSENISLYKMMLKNRIFMLGVLILGFSYSIVMLFNITGPFIIENTFHFTPVVIGYCTLILGFSWMIGGFIGKHRLKLDFKERILQPIILQLILIAGLITTSFYAESLFIMVPFAFFIHICSGILFTSFFTTSMLYFPKNAGTAGGLMGGMVYVITSITSFIISVSGNVSEQGGLAWRYLAIAIILLGIILVMHQAVKKKEEAEN